A genomic stretch from Caloenas nicobarica isolate bCalNic1 chromosome 3, bCalNic1.hap1, whole genome shotgun sequence includes:
- the CD164 gene encoding sialomucin core protein 24, whose translation MGRTAALLLVALCLACLCALGAGADNGTATVGTCEMLPNCSLCINSTGCKWIKCEKDMCVNETKVHSKYHNCTVENQCTSPTVVPFSSATSPSSNTTSPPTNTTSLPTNTTSSPSNTTTASSNVTTAHTTIANITNVTTNAPLHTSTISSATTGVPGTNATVTPAPSSRKSTFDAASFIGGIVLVLGLQAVVFFLFKFCKSKDRNYHTL comes from the exons ATGGGCCGGACGGCCGCGCTCCTCCTCGTCGCCCTCTGCCTGGCCTGCCTCTGCGCGCTGGGCGCAGGGGCCGACAACGGCACCGCGACCGTTG gcACCTGTGAAATGCTTCCTAACTGCAGTTTGTGTATTAATTCAACAGGCTGCAAGTGGATCAAATGTGAAA AAGACATGTgtgtaaatgaaacaaaagtacATTCCAAATATCACAACTGTACAGTTGAAAACCAGTGTACTT CTCCTACGGTTGTTCCTTTTTCCAGTGCTACTTCGCCATCTTCCAATACTACTTCACCGCCTACCAATACTACTTCGCTGCCTACCAATACTACTTCATCACCTTCCAATACTACTACAGCGTCTTCCAATGTTACCACAGCTCATACTACTATAG CTAACATCACCAATGTAACTACAAATGCTCCCCTGCATACCAGTACCATTTCTTCAGCAACAACCGGTGTTCCAG GTACAAATGCTACTGTGACTCCTGCACCTTCTTCACGCAAATCTACATTTGATGCTGCGAGTTTCATAGGTGGAATTGTCCTTGTTCTGGGTCTGCaggctgttgttttctttctgttcaaatTCTGCAAGTCGAAAGACCGAAACTATCACACACTTTAG